Proteins from a single region of Candidatus Scalindua japonica:
- a CDS encoding cytochrome c oxidase assembly factor Coa1 family protein, translating into MKGFDIDKYEPITDAEHVKYNRQDYCGFWRRFAANFLDGAILGMAYKSVDVVLLALASLTGTSYLGFSDWMLSTIIFWAYMLWFKSYRGATPGYNVFGIRIISIKGSQVSIKQIVVRTVSSFLSAIPLGLGYLWIAIDPDRQAWHDKIAGTYVIKAESRPVQTNQQPSPGPVRIKLLTSLIIVCLLMLLSLIAGVVYLLKDSDAYKLSKQYIGANMWVQQEVGNTIEFGIIESSKVFNGASGKANLIIRVSGEKGEVTVTTRLEKRDGEWQIIKAGYFDSDNNYIDITMPYTGSKVLEVRKSSISIRFVHMYCSTYAPS; encoded by the coding sequence ATGAAAGGGTTCGATATAGACAAATATGAACCGATAACTGATGCCGAACATGTCAAATACAATAGACAGGATTATTGCGGCTTCTGGAGGCGTTTTGCTGCCAACTTCCTGGACGGAGCAATCCTGGGTATGGCGTATAAATCAGTAGATGTCGTATTGCTGGCACTAGCTTCTTTAACAGGGACCTCTTATCTCGGGTTCAGCGACTGGATGTTGAGTACAATAATCTTCTGGGCATATATGCTATGGTTTAAGAGTTACAGGGGTGCCACTCCCGGTTACAATGTCTTTGGGATTAGAATTATCTCTATAAAAGGTTCGCAGGTAAGTATCAAACAAATAGTAGTTAGAACAGTTTCCTCTTTCTTGTCCGCAATACCACTAGGATTGGGTTATCTCTGGATAGCTATAGACCCTGACAGACAAGCATGGCACGATAAGATTGCGGGGACTTACGTCATTAAGGCTGAATCAAGACCAGTTCAAACCAATCAGCAACCTAGTCCCGGCCCGGTGAGGATAAAACTGTTAACATCGCTGATTATAGTGTGCTTGCTTATGCTTCTCAGTTTGATTGCAGGAGTAGTGTATCTGCTGAAGGATTCTGATGCATATAAATTGTCTAAACAATACATAGGTGCAAACATGTGGGTGCAACAGGAGGTTGGTAATACAATCGAGTTTGGTATAATAGAAAGCAGTAAGGTTTTTAATGGAGCATCCGGAAAGGCAAATCTAATAATACGTGTTTCAGGTGAAAAAGGGGAAGTTACGGTTACCACAAGACTGGAAAAAAGAGATGGTGAATGGCAGATCATAAAAGCTGGATACTTTGATAGTGATAATAATTATATTGATATTACTATGCCATACACCGGAAGCAAGGTGCTTGAGGTGAGAAAGTCAAGCATTTCTATACGTTTTGTGCATATGTACTGTTCGACATATGCACCGAGCTAG
- a CDS encoding hemerythrin domain-containing protein, translating to MSILIEELKKEHSEILAKLEEVKELGILSKEGQDKLMSLEVSLLAHLGIEDDQLYPTLKKEAEHSNSIKDTLDLFEMDMENVSTIVQGFFEKYSEGFSGMDLDKLSEDYENLLTALTKRISNEEESLYEEYEALNRP from the coding sequence ATGTCAATACTGATTGAAGAACTTAAAAAGGAACATTCTGAAATCCTTGCCAAACTCGAAGAAGTAAAAGAACTGGGTATTCTCTCTAAGGAGGGGCAAGATAAACTGATGTCTTTAGAAGTGAGTTTACTTGCACATCTAGGTATAGAGGATGATCAACTATACCCGACTCTCAAAAAAGAAGCTGAGCATAGCAATAGTATAAAAGATACATTAGATCTGTTTGAAATGGATATGGAGAATGTATCAACCATTGTGCAAGGCTTTTTTGAAAAATATTCTGAAGGATTTTCAGGTATGGATCTCGATAAACTTTCAGAAGATTATGAAAATCTTCTCACTGCCCTTACAAAAAGGATCAGTAATGAAGAAGAATCTCTCTATGAGGAATATGAAGCCCTGAACAGGCCTTGA